Proteins co-encoded in one Aspergillus fumigatus Af293 chromosome 6, whole genome shotgun sequence genomic window:
- a CDS encoding putative endoglucanase translates to MDSKRGVVAAVLALLPLVSAQQPAASSAGNPKLTTYKCTTAGGCVAQDTSVVLDWGYHWIHTVDGYTSCTTSSGVDSTLCPDAATCAKNCVIEPANYTSAGVTTSGDSLTMYQYVQSNGVYTNASPRLYLLGPDKNYVMLKLLGQELTFDVDLSTLPCGENGALYLSEMSATGGRNEYNTGGAEYGSGYCDAQCPVIAWKNGTLNTSGASYCCNEMDILEANSRANSYTPHPCSATDCDKGGCGFNPYALGQKSYWGPGGTVDTSKPFTITTQFITNDGTTTGTLSEIRRQYMQNGKVIANAVSSTGVNSITEDWCTSVDGSAATFGGLTTMGKALGRGMVLIFSIWNDASGFMNWLDSGNAGPCSSTEGNPDLIKAQNPTTHVVFSNIRWGDIGSTFKGSDGSVTTTTSTTSTKTTTSTAPGPTQTHYGQCGGQGWTGPTACASPYTCQVLNPWYSQCL, encoded by the coding sequence ATGGACTCCAAAAGAGGCGTCGTGGCCGCGGTGCTGGCCTTGCTTCCTCTCGTTTCTGCGCAACAACCCGCCGCGAGTTCTGCTGGTAACCCCAAGCTGACGACATACAAATGTACCACTGCTGGCGGCTGTGTTGCGCAGGATACATCTGTAGTTCTAGATTGGGGCTACCACTGGATCCACACGGTCGATGGGTATACATCATGCACCACATCGTCCGGAGTCGACAGCACCCTGTGTCCTGATGCGGCCACCTGCGCGAAGAACTGTGTGATCGAGCCGGCCAACTACACCAGCGCCGGTGTGACCACCTCGGGTGACTCTCTGACGATGTACCAATATGTTCAGAGCAACGGCGTCTATACCAACGCCTCGCCTCGCCTCTACCTCCTCGGCCCCGACAAGAACTATGTCATGCTGAAGCTGCTAGGCCAGGAGCTCACCTTCGACGTGGACCTGTCCACACTCCCCTGCGGCGAAAACGGCGCCCTGTATCTCTCCGAAATGAGCGCCACCGGTGGTCGCAACGAATACAACACCGGCGGCGCCGAGTACGGCTCTGGCTACTGTGACGCCCAATGCCCAGTGATCGCCTGGAAGAACGGCACCCTCAACACGAGCGGCGCAAGCTACTGCTGCAACGAGATGGACATCCTCGAGGCCAACTCCCGCGCCAACTCGTACACCCCGCACCCCTGCAGTGCAACGGACTGTGACAAGGGCGGATGCGGCTTCAACCCATACGCTCTCGGCCAAAAGAGCTACTGGGGGCCCGGCGGCACCGTCGACACGTCTAAGcccttcaccatcaccacgCAGTTCATCACCAACGacggcaccaccaccggcaCCCTGTCCGAAATCCGCCGACAGTACATGCAGAACGGCAAGGTGATCGCCAATGCCGTTTCCTCCACTGGTGTCAACTCCATTACCGAGGACTGGTGCACGTCCGTCGACGGCTCGGCCGCCACCTTTGGCGGACTGACCACCATGGGCAAGGCGCTGGGCCGCGGGATggtcctcatcttcagcatctgGAACGATGCCAGCGGCTTTATGAACTGGCTCGACAGCGGCAACGCAGGCCCTTGCAGCAGCACCGAGGGAAACCCGGACTTGATCAAGGCGCAGAATCCCACGACCCACGTGGTCTTCTCGAATATCCGCTGGGGAGATATCGGATCGACTTTCAAGGGTTCTGATGGCTCGGTGACGACGACTACGTCCACCACGTCGACCAAGACCACCACTAGCACCGCGCCTGGGCCAACGCAGACTCACTATGGACAGTGCGGTGGACAAGGCTGGACTGGACCCACGGCTTGTGCATCGCCCTACACCTGCCAGGTTCTGAATCCGTGGTACTCTCAGTGTCTGTAG
- a CDS encoding cytochrome P450, translating into MDNLSLVVGTLILIAGSALMLRLRHDPREPPVVHNGIPFIGHMIGFVRHGIDYYALQSAKHGLEAFTMDVLFTKIYVITTPTLVMATRRHHRAMSFEPAITGAARRVTGLKGRGFELLSEKRPGGENLHGAVVNAMRPALEGAGLDRMNEKVIGYLLRSVDDLPTAAPFDFHAWCRAALTLSSTDAVYGPLNPYRSKELQDAFWDFEENLALLLMDVVQRVTARTAWKARRRLVAAFLDYYRAGGHLDSSQLTYARWETQQKGGATLEDIARLETAAALGTLSNTVPAMFWFMFNIFSRPELLNEVRDEVARRAVQVDAQGVHTVDLAEIKEKCPLLMSAFQETLRLRSNTVPIRVIFEDMILDDRYLLKKGGILQMPAHAINRDRTIWGSDADDYDPRRFVKINQSDSRKKANGFLSFGTSPHVCPGRHFATGEILALIAMLVLRYDIVPAGGVWKEPRTSKSAITSSTGPPAEEFKVLATARKEYEGVEWAFRVTEGKGKYGLIIG; encoded by the exons ATGGACAACCTGTCCTTGGTCGTGGGGactctcatcctcatcgcaGGATCAGCGCTCATGCTCCGTCTCAGACATGATCCGCGCGAACCCCCTGTAGTCCACAACGGCATCCCATTCATCGGCCATATGATCGGCTTCGTCCGCCATGGAATCGACTACTACGCGTTGCAGAG CGCGAAACACGGCCTGGAAGCCTTCACCATGGACGTGCTCTTCACCAAAATCTATGTCATCACCACCCCGACTCTCGTGATGGCCACACGGCGCCATCACCGCGCCATGTCCTTTGAGCCCGCCATTACCGGCGCGGCGCGGCGCGTGACCGGCCTCAAAGGACGCGGGTTTGAGCTTCTCAGCGAGAAGCGGCCCGGGGGCGAGAACTTGCACGGGGCCGTCGTGAACGCGATGCGCCCGGCTCTCGAGGGAGCGGGACTGGACAGGATGAACGAGAAAGTGATTGGGTACTTGCTCCGGAGTGTTGACGACTTGCCGACCGCGGCGCCGTTTGATTTCCATGCATGGTGTCGCGCGGCACTCACCCTCTCCAGCACGGATGCGGTGTACGGGCCGCTGAACCCGTACCGGtccaaggagctgcaggacgCGTTTTG GGACTTTGAGGAGAATCTcgcgctgctgctgatggatGTCGTGCAGAGGGTCACCGCGCGCACGGCATGGAAGGCACGGCGGCGGCTCGTCGCGGCGTTTCTCGACTACTACCGTGCGGGCGGGCATCTCGACTCGTCGCAGTTGACGTATGCGCGGTGGGAGACGCAGCAGAAAGGTGGTGCCACGCTGGAGGATATTGCCCGCCTGGAGACGGCTGCGGCCCTGGGGACCTTGTCGAACACCGTTCCGGCTATGTTCTGGTTCATGTTTAACATCTTCTCTCGCCCGGAGTTACTAAACGAAGTGCGCGACGAAGTGGCTCGGCGCGCAGTTCAGGTCGATGCGCAGGGCGTGCATACTGTGGACCTCGccgagatcaaggagaagtgcCCGCTGCTGATGTCGGCGTTCCAGGAGACGCTACGGCTACGCTCTAACACCGTCCCTATCCGGGTTATCTTTGAGGACATGATCCTAGATGACCGATATCTTCTGAAAAAAGGTGGAATCCTACAGATGCCGGCACACGCGATCAACCGCGACCGGACAATCTGGGGCAGCGACGCGGACGACTACGACCCTCGCCGGTTTGTCAAAATCAACCAGTCTGACAGCCGCAAGAAAGCCAACGGATTTCTGTCCTTCGGGACATCCCCGCACGTTTGTCCGGGCAGACACTTTGCCACGGGGGAGATCCTGGCTCTGATCGCCATGCTTGTGCTTCGATATGACATTGTCCCTGCTGGCGGCGTGTGGAAAGAGCCCAGGACCAGCAAATCAGCCATTACGTCTTCAACCGGGCCTCCTGCAGAAGAATTCAAGGTGCTTGCTACAGCAAGAAAGGAGTATGAGGGAGTAGAATGGGCGTTCCGTGTGACGGAGGGCAAGGGGAAGTACGGACTGATCATCGGCTAG